A region of the Pleurocapsa minor HA4230-MV1 genome:
TTGCAAGATGTCAAAGCCTGGGTAGATCGAGGTTTATGTGACATGATTCATCCCCAGATCTATCGCTCTAGTTTTTTTAGCTACAACCAAGAAGTAAAACAGATTATTAAAACCTTTGCTCATGATTCATTACCTAAATTTGCTCCAGGGATTGCCTTGACTGCTAATGGTAAAGATGTCAGCCATCGAGACTTGATTAAATATATTAAAACTAATCGCGATCGCCACTTGAGCGGTCAAGTATTTTTCCACTATGAAGGGTTGCGCAAAAATAATGATGCAGTAGCGATCGCCTTAGCTAAATCTGCTAATTATACTGGCGTTGCTGATTTAAAGTATACCACAAGGGTACAACGTGAAATCGATAAGTAAACTGTTCGTAGCTCTAAGCTATAAGCCATAAGCTATAAGCTTTTAATCAATTTTTACTTTTTGGTAGCAGTTTAATTCCGCTAAAACTCCATTACCCACTACCCACTACCCATTACCCACTACCCACTACCCATTACCCACTACCCACTACCCATTACCCATTACCCACTACCCACTACCCATTACCCATTACCCATTACCCACTACCCACTACCCATTACCCATTACCCATTACCCACTACCCACTACCCATTACCCATTACCCATTACCCACTACCCACTACCCACTACCCACTACCCATTACCCATTACCCACTACCCATTACCCATTACCCATTACCCATATATGCAACGTTATTTCAAAGTTTTAAGGTTGTTTTGGTCTACGGCGATCGCCACAGAATTAGAGTATCGGCTCAATTTTGCGATCGCGACTATTACCAGTATTGCTAATTTAGTGGGTAGTTTGTTTGGACTATCGCTATTTTATCGGACTGGCTATACTTTCCAGGGCTGGAATTGGCAGGAAGCAACGATAGTTTTAGGTTTGTTTACTCTCTTGCAAGGCTTTTCTGCTACTTTTCTCGTCCCTAATTTAAACAGCATTGTCAAGCAGGTTGAACAGGGAACTCTCGACTTCGTGTTGCTCAAGCCGATCAGTAGTCAGTTTTGGTTATCTACCAAGACTATCTCTCCTTGGGGGTTGCCCGATCTACTGTTTGGTAGCATCCTGATAGTTTATGCTGGCAATCAATTGGGTTTAGCTTGGTATGACTATCTAGCGAGTCTAATTCCCCTAGGTTTTGGCGTGATTATTCTCTATAGCCTGTGGTTTATTTTAGGGGCAACTAGTATCTGGTTTGTTAAAGTTTATAACGTTACCGAAGTACTGCGAGGCTTATTAGAAGCGGGAAGATATCCGATGGTAGCCTATCCTGTTATTTATCGCTTCTTCTTTACTTTTGTTGTACCTGTGGCTTTTTTAACTACTGTTCCTGCTCAAGCTATGCTCAATCGTAGCGAACTTAGCTGGAGTATTGGTGCAGCTATTTTAGCCTGTGCCTTATTTATCTTCTCTATCTTTTTTTGGCGGTTTGCTTTACTTTTTTACACTAGCGCTTCGAGTTAGCTATATCAGCATAATTAGTTAATTTATTTAATTGGTAGGCGCTGGATATTGGCGTTACTGCCAATTACCACCATTATCGATCCTTTTTTCAGTATTTCTCCTGGAATGGGATTAGTGATAAATCTTTCACCGTTACCAATCGCTAGAACATTGACTCCATAACGCTTGCGCAAATCTAGTTGGGCTATAGTTTGACCATGAAATTCTGCGGGGGTTAAAATTTCCACAATGCTATTCTCCGTATCCAACTGAAACCGTTCTAAGAGTCCAGGTTGAGTTAAAGTGCTAGCCAAAGTGCAACCAGCCTCATATTCAGGGAATACTACCCGATCTGCACCGACTCGCTTGAGTACTTTGCCATGAATTTCTGATGATGCCTTAGCAACTACATACTCTACTCCAGCTTCTTTAACATTGAGAGTTGTAATAATGCTTTCTTGGAGATAGTTACCGATCGCCACAATAACGGTGTCTACTTCAAAAATTCCTGCTTCTTTGAGGGATTCAGGTTCAGTCGAATCTAGCTGAATTGCGTGGGAGGCGACTCTTTGGGCTAAAACCTGAGAGACTAATTTTTCATCGATATCTGTACCTAAGACTTCGTAACCCATCTTATGTAAGGAAGTACAGACTGCTCTACCAAAACGTCCCAAGCCAATTACAGCAAACTGACGGTTGTGAGTACGGGCGTTAGTTAAAAAATTGAGAGATTTCAAGGACTCTAATCTAAATAATTCTAAACTATTGGCATTTTAATCGATCGGATGTCCTTTCGGATCGATGAGGCTGCCTTGATTAATTTAGTGTCTATTGCTCGATCGTTAATTAAGGCAAGACCGATTGACATTTGAGGCAATCCACAAGATATAGATAAAATATAAGCTAATCTATCGATTCAATTCCTATCTACAAAAGCTTAATGACTGAAGCCACCTCTATTCGTCACACCAAACCTATCAGCCAAACGGCTAGCTTGTTCTATCAAGTTGCCATGTCTCAACCTGCATCCCATCTATTTGAAGTTACCCTGAAAATTAGTGACTGGCGATCGCCTACTCTAGATTTAAAGATGCCAGTCTGGACACCTGGTTCTTATTTAGTTAGAGAGTATGCCAGACATCTACAAGACTTTTCGGCGCGTTCTGGCGAGGGGGAATTAACTAGTCGTAAGCTGAGTAAGAATCATTGGCAGATCGCCACCGCTAATGCTAGCGAAATTATAGTTAGCTACCGTATTTACGCTAATGATTTAACAGTACGTACTAATCATTTAGATGCCACTCACGCTTATTTTAATGGTGCTGCATTGTTTTTCTTTGTTCCAGGATTAGAACAGCAACCGATTAGCGTAAAAATTGTGCCACCTCAATCCGACTGGTGCGTTACGACTACCCTAACTAAAATCGAGGGTGAGGAGAATACTTTTCAAGCTCAAGACTTTGATACTTTAGTTGATACTCCCGTAGAGGTAGGCACACACCAAGTATATGATTTTGAGGTACTGGGAAAACCTCATTCATTAGCAATATGGAGTCAAGGTAACGCTAATCCCCACAAGATTATTACCGACACTACCAAGGTGATTGAGGTAGAAGCCGAGATCTTTGATGGTTTACCCTATGAACAGTATTTATTTTTGTTACATCTTTCAGGTAGTGGCTATGGTGGTTTAGAACACAAAGACTGCTGTACGCTAAATTATCCCCGATTTGGATTTAGCGATCGCGAGAAATATGAACGGTTTATGCAGCTAGTAGCACACGAATTCTTCCATCTTTGGAACGTTAAACGCATTCGTCCCCAAGCTTTAGAAACTTTTGACTACGAAGCCGAAAACTACACTACATCCCTCTGGTTTTGTGAAGGAACAACTAGCTACTACGATGCAATTATTCCCTTACGAGCAGGGATTTATGACCAGAAAACCTGCCTCAAAAACTTGAGCAAGGACATTAATAAGTATCTCAACACCATTGGACGTAATGTACAACCTCTGGGGGAATCAAGCTATGATGCTTGGATCAAATTATATCGTCGTGATGCCT
Encoded here:
- a CDS encoding ABC transporter permease → MQRYFKVLRLFWSTAIATELEYRLNFAIATITSIANLVGSLFGLSLFYRTGYTFQGWNWQEATIVLGLFTLLQGFSATFLVPNLNSIVKQVEQGTLDFVLLKPISSQFWLSTKTISPWGLPDLLFGSILIVYAGNQLGLAWYDYLASLIPLGFGVIILYSLWFILGATSIWFVKVYNVTEVLRGLLEAGRYPMVAYPVIYRFFFTFVVPVAFLTTVPAQAMLNRSELSWSIGAAILACALFIFSIFFWRFALLFYTSASS
- a CDS encoding TrkA family potassium uptake protein, with the protein product MKSLNFLTNARTHNRQFAVIGLGRFGRAVCTSLHKMGYEVLGTDIDEKLVSQVLAQRVASHAIQLDSTEPESLKEAGIFEVDTVIVAIGNYLQESIITTLNVKEAGVEYVVAKASSEIHGKVLKRVGADRVVFPEYEAGCTLASTLTQPGLLERFQLDTENSIVEILTPAEFHGQTIAQLDLRKRYGVNVLAIGNGERFITNPIPGEILKKGSIMVVIGSNANIQRLPIK
- a CDS encoding M61 family metallopeptidase produces the protein MTEATSIRHTKPISQTASLFYQVAMSQPASHLFEVTLKISDWRSPTLDLKMPVWTPGSYLVREYARHLQDFSARSGEGELTSRKLSKNHWQIATANASEIIVSYRIYANDLTVRTNHLDATHAYFNGAALFFFVPGLEQQPISVKIVPPQSDWCVTTTLTKIEGEENTFQAQDFDTLVDTPVEVGTHQVYDFEVLGKPHSLAIWSQGNANPHKIITDTTKVIEVEAEIFDGLPYEQYLFLLHLSGSGYGGLEHKDCCTLNYPRFGFSDREKYERFMQLVAHEFFHLWNVKRIRPQALETFDYEAENYTTSLWFCEGTTSYYDAIIPLRAGIYDQKTCLKNLSKDINKYLNTIGRNVQPLGESSYDAWIKLYRRDAYSDNNQISYYLKGELVSLLLDLLIRAKYQNKRSLDDVMRLMWSRFGQEEVGFSETQLRETIAEVAAENLDDFFARYIETTEELPFDDYLNPFGLYLKTVSESDAPYLGIKVQSDSNREVIEFVAAESPAALAGIDAKDVLLAINGIKVDAKSLDERLKDYQAEDTIQVTVFHNDELKTLAVTLAQPQANRYELAFKDNLSQSQQQNLRGWLGTMNNEQ